One Kitasatospora sp. NBC_01266 genomic window carries:
- a CDS encoding universal stress protein, producing MTTTEPHPLPVTTTPPGPPLPPGILAACDGSDGSLWALHRAMSEAERYALPLYVLGVVNPSPGGYPPGMAELVQESIERLSSSMADGLRRAVSTVERARRAPFAGERLSLHVALGQVVEVLLAATVGQHTLVIGTRGNGGFSRLLLGSVSTAAVHHAACPVLVVPAPVAGAGG from the coding sequence GTGACCACCACCGAGCCCCACCCCCTGCCCGTCACCACCACCCCACCCGGCCCCCCACTCCCCCCGGGCATCCTGGCCGCCTGCGACGGCTCCGACGGCTCCCTCTGGGCCCTGCACCGCGCCATGTCCGAGGCCGAGCGCTACGCCCTGCCGCTCTACGTCCTCGGCGTGGTCAACCCGTCCCCCGGCGGCTACCCCCCGGGCATGGCCGAGCTGGTCCAGGAGAGCATCGAACGGTTGAGCAGCAGCATGGCCGACGGCCTGCGGCGCGCGGTCTCGACGGTGGAGCGGGCCCGGCGCGCGCCGTTCGCCGGCGAGCGCCTGTCGCTGCACGTGGCGCTCGGGCAGGTGGTGGAGGTGCTCCTGGCGGCGACGGTGGGGCAGCACACCCTGGTGATCGGTACCCGGGGGAACGGGGGCTTCTCGCGGCTGCTGCTGGGGTCGGTGAGCACGGCGGCGGTGCACCACGCGGCGTGCCCGGTGCTGGTGGTGCCGGCGCCGGTGGCGGGAGCGGGGGGATGA